CACGGCGCGGTGCCGTCTCGGCACAGGGAGGGCCGAAGCGCTTGCGGGGCAGGATGTGGGAGCGCGGACGGTACGCCCGAGCACGTCCGCCCGGCGGCGCAGGAAACTCGTATGACAAAGCCGTCAGCACTTGGCACGATCGGTCGGTCGTCCTGCCCAGACCGGTTCCGGAGGAACGCCACGGCCATCGACTACGCGCTCGCCCCGGGCTGGTTGCCGTGGCCCGCCGCCGACCCCGATCTGCATCCCTTCGAGTGGGACGAGAGCGAGGAATCCCGGATCGGCGGGGTGATCGCCTCGATGGTGCCTCCTGCCGGTGCCGGGTGGCAGGAGCGCTATCGCTTCACCGACGAGGTCACCGCGCTCCTGGCGGCCCGGTACGGCCGGTGGGTCTGCGGGTGGCACTGGGCGGTCGGCGAAGGCGGGGGCGGCGGCGTGGTCATCAGCTGGTGCTGCGCCTCCCATTCCGTACGCGAACCCGAAGCGACCGCTGCCCGTGTGATCGCTTCGCTGCTGGAGTGGCGCGACTGGCTGGAGGAACTGGCCGAGCGCTTCGCACGGTTGGCACCGCCTGCCGGAGCGGATGCCGAGGATCGCAGTTGGCACCTGGAACGGGCGGCCGTCCGCCTGGTGACGGTGGTCGTGGACCGCACCGGTGCCGAATGCGGCTGGTACGGGCTCTGCCACACGGTGCTGGCGTGGTTCCTCACGTCCACGGGCATGAGCCCCGAGGCGGCGAAGGTCGCGGTCGACGCCGCGATCGGCGGACGGTTCAGAAGCTGGACGGAACCGTCGCGGACCCTGATCGACACGGTGGGCGACGACCTTGCCGTACGTCTGACCGGAGAGCATCCCTACCGTGACCACTGACTCCTTGGCGGCCTGGTGCGGAGTCAGGGACCGGATCGACTGGGCATCCGCGGCCGGTGAGACGCCGTCCCCGGTCGGGCCGGCCGTGGACGGCCTCGCCGCCTGGTGCCGCGAAGGGGGCCGTTCCTCGGATCCGGCCCGGGGCGACCGGCTGCTCGCCGCGCTGGCCCGATCGCGCGCGGACGCTTCGCACGGGCGCCCCCTCACCTGCACGCTGCTGACCGAATGGCAGCGACTGGTCCTCGGCCTCCCCGAGGTCTCGTTCCGGCAGGGGGACGCCTTCGCCAAGGGCGGCCGCGAACGCTACGCACTGACGCCGCGCACCCAGCGGGACTTCGCAACATGTCTGCGTGACAGCGCCGACCCCGGAGTCCCCCCGGCCTCGCGCGCGGCCAGGGCCTATCTGGACGTGGCGTTCTTCCACCCCTTCCCGGACGGCAACGCCCGCCTCGCCCTGCTCACCCTCGCCTACGTCCTGGAGCTGGAGGGAGTCCGGCTGGATCACGTCGGCCCCTTGCAGACCACGCGTTACGCGGACGACGCCGCCGGGGCTGCGGACCTGGCCGACCTGGTCTCCGTCCTCATCCGCGCGACTCATCGCCGGACCGTCGGGCACCGCCGCTGAGCGCGCTTCGCTGTACGAGGTCCTCTTGATCATTCCGACCGGGGGCGAGCCCCTGCATCCGCATGCGGCGGAGCGCATTGATGTGACGGCGCGGCTCCACCCTTGCCCCGATTCGCCGCAAAGTCGCTTTCCTCCGCTCCGCGTCGGGTACTTCACGGGCGAGCTCGTGCACCGCATGCGGTGTGGCATCCCGTGCCACGTGTCCCCGGTTTCCGATGTGAGGCATATTCATCTGGGGCCCACAACCGGAAGGTGCACTTCGGTAGTCGCGGTTCCACATAGCCTGCGGGAACGGCCCACCGGTGCCGGTGAGATGACCTCCAGTGCACCCGCCAAAGGGCGGCGCGTACGTACCGGAGTCGAAGCGTCACGCTGATCGGTGTACGAGGAAATCGGGTAGGCCCACGTCGCCCGTTGCCTGACACGGGCCGCCAGGAGCGGGCAGACGGGGGTGCGGCCCACCGCAGCGGCACCGGCTCTCACCTCTCGGAAATGCGCGCGCCGAGCACACTCGCCCACCACCCAAAACTGATTCTTATTTCAACGAGTTCATACGGGAGTCACACTCCATGGACGAGCCAAACGCATTCCGCTTCGCGAGGGAGATTCCCACGGCGGAATCGCCTGATCCCGTACCGCGCATTATCCGAATTCCCCTGTCGACCCTTCACGCATGCGGGAATGCAGGCATCGCGTCATCGTGCCATCAGGATTCACGGAGCCCACGCGTCACCGCACGGAAGAACGACTGCTGACGATCGGTCGAATGCCCCGACCACGGCACACTGTCCCTACCGGCGGGCTCAATCGAACATCGAACTGCATTCCCACGAAAAGACGGCCGCCGCCCCACACTCGGTGGGACAGCGGCCGTAGGACCTGCTCCTCGTTTCAGCTCTTCGTTCCCACAGGGTTCGCGGCCTCGGGAGAAGCGACCGGCCCGTCCGGCCCGTCCGCGGCCTCGGACGGTCCCGCCACGGCCGCCACGGCGGGCCCTGCGGCACCCCGCAGCAGCAACACGACCAGCAAGGACGCGAGGAGCAGGACGCCCGCGCCGGCCAGCGCCGCCGCGTTCAGACCGTCGGTGAAGGACTCGCGCGCCGCGGTGAGCAGCGCCCCGCCCATGTCGTCGGGGAGTTCGCCGGCGACCAGGACTGCCGCCGCGAGGGTTTCCCTCGCCGCGTCCTGCGCCGCGGCAGGCAGCCCGTCGGGGACCGAGCCGTCCAGACTGCTGCGGTACACCGCGCTGCCGAGCGTGCCCAGGGTCGCCAGACCCACCGCGCCGCCCAGTTCCTGTCCGGTCTGGAGCGTGGCGGAGGCGATGCCCGCCTTCTCCGGCGGAGCGGAGCCCACGACCATGCCGGTGAGCAGGGGCATCGTGGCGGCGACACCGGCGGACAGCCCGCCCGCCCCGACCAGCACCATCCACAGCGGGGAGTCGGCACGGACCTGGGTGAGGAAGAGCAGACCGCCGGCGGTGAGGACGAACGCACCGCCCACGATGAACGCGTGGTCCACGCGCTGCGCCAGGCCCGTGGACACTCCGGTGGCGAGGAAGATTCCGGCCGACGGGGTGAGGCTCCACAGGGCGGCCTCCAGCGCCGACATCCCCTGGACCGACTGCAGATACTGGGTGGTGAAGATCGCGAAGCCGATCATCACCCAGGCGGCGACCATCGCGAAGGCCACTCCGCCGCGGAAGGCGCGGGTCCGCAGCAGCGAGAGGTCCAGCAGCGGTGTGGCGGCCGTGCGTTGGCGCAGGACGAAGAGGAAGGCGACGACCAGGCCGGCCGCGATCGCGACCACCGGCACGACCTCGACGCCGTCCGTCCCGAGCTCCTTGATCCCGTAGATGACCGGGAGGATCGCACCCAGCGACAGCAGACAGCTGACGGCGTCGAACGGTCCCGGCTGCGGGTCCTTGAACTCCGGCAGCAGCCGGGGCGCCAGGACCAGGAGCAGCACCATCACCGGAGCGTTGATGAGGAACACCGATCCCCACCAGAAGAACTCCAGCATCACCCCGGAGAGCACCGGGCCGAGGGAGACACCGGAGATCAGCACGGCCGACCAGACACCGAGGGCCTTGGCCCGCTGCGTCGCGTCGGTGAAGATGCTGCGGATCAGCGAGAGCGTGGACGGCAGCAGGCAGGCGCCGCCGACACCGAGGAGGGCGCGGGCGCCGATCAGCATGCCCGCGCTGGAGGCGTAGGCGGCGATCAGCGAGGCACCGCCGAAGAAGACCGTGCCGGTCATGAGCAGCTTGCGCCGGCCCATCCGGTCGCCGACCGAGCCCATCGTGATGAGGAGCCCGGCCAGGACGAAGGCGTAGATGTCGAAGACCCACAGCAGTTGCGTGCCGGTGGGCGACAGGTCGGCGCTGATCGCCGGCACGGCGAAGAAGAGGATGGAGATGTCCATCGACACCAACAGCAGCGGCAGCGCCAGGACGGCGAGCGCCAGCCATTCTTTGCGTCCTGCGAGGGCAGGATCGGTCGTCATCGCTGTACCTTCCTGATGAAAACAGGTAGGTACAATCGTCTTGTCCGCACCCACGGCCCAACACCCCTAGGGCCCCCTAGGGGCGCGGCAGGACAGGGCTCCCCGGATGCTCGGGTTGCCGTACCCACGAGTTCCCCCTACTGCCCCGCAGCGGGGCTCCTCGAAGCGCCCGTGCGCCGTATGCGCCATTGCGCGACACGTCCGACGGCTTGAAACGAACGCAATTTGGCTGGCAGTCGGCGTCCGATTCGAGGAATTCCGCCGGAAATCCCATTCGTTACACCCCGGCATTTTCGGCCAGCGTCCGCGATCCGGCCATTCCCGCCCGGTCCGGGCCGCGCCACGAGGGCCTGCCGCCCATGGCTACGAGATGTCCGGGAGAAACCTGGCCCCGCCGGAGAGCGGGCCGCTCGCGACGAGCGCGGCGGCGGCCGGCCGGGCGCACCCGGACGGCGATCAAGGCTCCGACCTGGGACGCGTTACGGGGACGGTTCCAAGCCACCGCCGGAGGACGATCGCGCCGGGCCCGTACGTGGGCGGTTTCGCGCCGGGCCCGGCGTGGCAAGCCGTATACGTACTGGCTCCGCCTCCGCCCGTCCTTTCGAGACGCCGCGACCGCCGCGAGACCATCCCGAGGACCGGCCCCCGCGAGCACGGGAACTCGGCTGATCACCGCAGGACCGCCGCGCCACCCCTGGAAGAGTCGAATATTCGACGAGCGCAACAGACCCTTGGCGCGGCGGAACCGATTGGGCCCGGTAGCCATCAAGCGTAATGCGGCCTTCATTTTGCCGTCGTACAACAGCACTGAATGGGGTGCTATCGTCGGCCGCTGGGTGCCGGGGGGCCGTTATCCCAACTGACGGACAGTCCTTGCGCACGCAACACAGAACCTCGTATGCGAACCATTGAAGTCAATGGTGAAGGCGATAGGCAGCAGCCCGGGGGGACTTATCAAAGCTCGGGTGTGGAACGGGGGTACCACCGATGCTTCTTGAGTACGTCGACGCACTGCGCCACCTCGGCGACCAGCTCACGGATACCGCAGAGGGAAGGGGACGTCTGCTCATTGTCAACGGCGGACTGACGAGTGGTAAGGCCGAACTCCTTCAGGAGTTCGCGGCGCGCGCGGACCGTGTGGGCGCGCTCTGTCTGACCGCGACCGCCGCGCGCGGACTCCAGTCGCTCCAGG
The Streptomyces sp. NBC_00234 DNA segment above includes these coding regions:
- a CDS encoding Fic family protein; its protein translation is MTTDSLAAWCGVRDRIDWASAAGETPSPVGPAVDGLAAWCREGGRSSDPARGDRLLAALARSRADASHGRPLTCTLLTEWQRLVLGLPEVSFRQGDAFAKGGRERYALTPRTQRDFATCLRDSADPGVPPASRAARAYLDVAFFHPFPDGNARLALLTLAYVLELEGVRLDHVGPLQTTRYADDAAGAADLADLVSVLIRATHRRTVGHRR
- a CDS encoding MFS transporter, translating into MTTDPALAGRKEWLALAVLALPLLLVSMDISILFFAVPAISADLSPTGTQLLWVFDIYAFVLAGLLITMGSVGDRMGRRKLLMTGTVFFGGASLIAAYASSAGMLIGARALLGVGGACLLPSTLSLIRSIFTDATQRAKALGVWSAVLISGVSLGPVLSGVMLEFFWWGSVFLINAPVMVLLLVLAPRLLPEFKDPQPGPFDAVSCLLSLGAILPVIYGIKELGTDGVEVVPVVAIAAGLVVAFLFVLRQRTAATPLLDLSLLRTRAFRGGVAFAMVAAWVMIGFAIFTTQYLQSVQGMSALEAALWSLTPSAGIFLATGVSTGLAQRVDHAFIVGGAFVLTAGGLLFLTQVRADSPLWMVLVGAGGLSAGVAATMPLLTGMVVGSAPPEKAGIASATLQTGQELGGAVGLATLGTLGSAVYRSSLDGSVPDGLPAAAQDAARETLAAAVLVAGELPDDMGGALLTAARESFTDGLNAAALAGAGVLLLASLLVVLLLRGAAGPAVAAVAGPSEAADGPDGPVASPEAANPVGTKS